The DNA window GAAGTAACATTAAAATAAGGCAGACGGAGAAAACGAATTGTTTTCCCGTCTGTTTTTGGTTCCAGAAATAGTGGACGCTACGTTTAGTAAAATCCAATAAGAGATATAGATGAAGAAAGCAATAAATAAAGAAAGGACAGTGACTTATGCATGAGTTTGATGAGGTATTCATCCAAATCTTGGTGTTATTGGCCATTGCGATTACAGTTGTCGGGATTGCCAGAAAAATCAAGCAACCAGACACCATTGCATTAGTTCTGGTAGGTCTTTTGCTGGGAACGACTAGCTTACCATTTCCATTCATTGACATGGCCGAAGAATTTATTACACAATCGGAAGTTTTCCAAGTGATCATCATTTCTTTGTTTTTACCTATCCTGCTTGGTGATGCTACGTTAAAGCTTCCTTTTCATCATTTATACAAACGAAGAAAGACCGTATTAGGCCTTGCTTTAGGTGGAACATTTATATCGTTTGTTGTGATCGGGTTTTTAACTCATTTTTTACTAGGTCTTCCTTTAGCGGTCGCTTTTACGTTTGCGGCATTGATGAGCGCAACCGATCCAATAAGTGTCTTATCCATCTTTAAATCTGCAGGGGTTTCAGAAAAGCTTTCCACAATTATGGAAGGCGAATCTCTTTTTAATGACGGAATTGCGATCGTCTTATTTCAAATCGCGTCTGTTTATTTACTGACTTATATTGATATGGGCTGGGCAGGCTTAGGCAGTGGTGTGTTGCTATTTCTTCGTTTTGCTGTAGGAGGCATATTGGTTGGTGTCATTCTGGGGTACCTCTTTTCACAAGTTATTCGCTTTTATGACGATTATCCTTTTGAAATTGCCATCTCTGCATTATTGTTTTTCGGGAGTTATTTTATCGCAGAGCATATACACGTGTCTGGAATCATCGCTGTAGTAGCAGGAGGGTTTGTTTTTAATGATTACGGCGGTAAAATCGGGATGTCAGAGTTAACGAAAAATGCGATTAATACATTTTGGGACGTCATCACACTTATTGCGAATTCGTTAATTTTTTTGATTGTCGGATTGGAAATTCGCAATATCGATTTTTCTGGCCAATGGTTGATCATCTTATTGGCCATTGTCATCGTTTTAGTGGCGAGAGTTGTTGCTCTGTTTTTCAGTACAATGCCGGCTAA is part of the Planococcus kocurii genome and encodes:
- a CDS encoding cation:proton antiporter, producing the protein MHEFDEVFIQILVLLAIAITVVGIARKIKQPDTIALVLVGLLLGTTSLPFPFIDMAEEFITQSEVFQVIIISLFLPILLGDATLKLPFHHLYKRRKTVLGLALGGTFISFVVIGFLTHFLLGLPLAVAFTFAALMSATDPISVLSIFKSAGVSEKLSTIMEGESLFNDGIAIVLFQIASVYLLTYIDMGWAGLGSGVLLFLRFAVGGILVGVILGYLFSQVIRFYDDYPFEIAISALLFFGSYFIAEHIHVSGIIAVVAGGFVFNDYGGKIGMSELTKNAINTFWDVITLIANSLIFLIVGLEIRNIDFSGQWLIILLAIVIVLVARVVALFFSTMPAKDLNRKERILLNWGGLKGSLSIALALSLPASFDGRETILILTFAVVLFSLVIQGLTIKPLIKLLGLQSR